The following proteins are co-located in the Ketogulonicigenium robustum genome:
- a CDS encoding glutathionylspermidine synthase family protein has product MKRFSLPPRPDWQDKAEAAGFTFHTMYGAPYWAEDTAYAFTLAQIENDIEDPTTALHAMVRQAVDHIITSEALMARMGLPFAYWDYIANSWRAGEPELYGRMDLAYDGRGPAKLLEYNADTPTSLFESASFQWDWLQDQLELGHLPAGTDQFNRIFEAIAERFEAVFPAGTDIHFASVADNTEDYGTVETLAWAAREAGLGAHYTTMDSIGLTENGQFADSQSRVMGVLFKLYPWENLLAEPFAEHLPTAHLRLIEPPWKALVSNKAILPVLWQLFPDHPNLLPAYFADDWSDAPVDLPHGIVRKPLFSREGASVTILGPNGETIARAEDRSYDQYPEIVQAYHPLPVFDGYRPVLGAWVAGETCVGLGLREDQSPITQNLSRFVPHVIQD; this is encoded by the coding sequence ATGAAGCGTTTCTCTCTGCCCCCCCGCCCTGACTGGCAGGACAAAGCCGAAGCCGCAGGCTTCACGTTCCACACCATGTACGGCGCGCCCTATTGGGCCGAGGATACCGCCTACGCCTTCACGCTGGCGCAGATTGAAAACGATATCGAGGACCCGACCACGGCCCTACACGCCATGGTGCGACAAGCCGTCGACCACATCATCACATCCGAGGCGCTGATGGCCCGCATGGGCCTGCCCTTCGCCTATTGGGACTACATCGCGAACAGCTGGCGCGCGGGCGAGCCCGAGCTTTATGGCCGCATGGATCTGGCTTATGACGGCCGCGGCCCCGCCAAGCTACTTGAATATAACGCCGACACCCCGACATCGCTGTTTGAGAGCGCCTCGTTCCAGTGGGACTGGTTGCAGGATCAGCTAGAACTGGGCCACCTGCCCGCCGGCACCGACCAGTTCAACCGCATTTTTGAGGCCATCGCCGAGCGTTTCGAAGCGGTCTTCCCCGCAGGCACCGACATCCACTTCGCCTCGGTTGCCGATAACACCGAAGATTACGGCACGGTCGAGACCCTCGCGTGGGCCGCGCGCGAGGCCGGCCTTGGGGCGCATTACACCACGATGGACAGCATCGGCCTGACCGAAAACGGCCAGTTCGCCGACAGCCAGTCGCGCGTGATGGGCGTGCTGTTCAAGCTGTACCCGTGGGAAAACCTGCTGGCCGAACCTTTTGCCGAACACCTGCCCACCGCCCACCTGCGGTTGATCGAGCCGCCATGGAAGGCGCTGGTGTCGAACAAAGCAATCTTGCCGGTGCTGTGGCAGCTTTTCCCCGACCACCCAAACCTGCTGCCCGCCTATTTCGCCGACGATTGGTCCGACGCGCCCGTCGACCTGCCCCACGGCATCGTGCGCAAGCCGCTCTTCTCGCGCGAGGGGGCGTCGGTCACCATTCTGGGCCCGAATGGCGAGACGATCGCCCGCGCCGAAGATCGCAGCTATGACCAATACCCCGAAATCGTGCAGGCCTATCACCCGCTGCCCGTCTTCGACGGCTATCGCCCCGTGCTGGGTGCGTGGGTCGCGGGCGAGACCTGCGTCGGCCTTGGCCTGCGCGAGGATCAGTCTCCGATCACGCAAAACCTCAGCCGGTTTGTGCCCCACGTCATTCAGGATTAA
- a CDS encoding DUF1190 domain-containing protein yields the protein MKRSARLIPLTIGLAASAFALSACKPEVTEVDAQLFPDTASCYAAADSLQSTFSRADCDNVAADAQAQHAATAPRYDALAACEAEYGTGNCETAQNTGGGGGSFFMPLLMGYLMGNMLSGGRHAAQPLYSKPGGGYTTADRGTSFNSNSGSSRVNASSFGSAATATRGGTSAGNTRPVAAPMSQSSVRSTGGFGGGFGGGSSFGG from the coding sequence ATGAAACGCTCTGCCCGTCTTATCCCGCTGACCATTGGCCTTGCCGCCAGTGCATTCGCGCTATCCGCCTGCAAACCCGAAGTGACCGAGGTGGACGCCCAGCTGTTTCCCGATACCGCCTCGTGCTACGCGGCGGCTGATTCGCTGCAATCCACCTTTAGCCGCGCCGATTGTGACAACGTCGCCGCCGATGCGCAGGCCCAACACGCGGCCACCGCCCCCCGTTATGACGCGCTGGCCGCCTGCGAGGCCGAATACGGCACCGGCAACTGCGAGACCGCGCAGAACACTGGCGGGGGTGGCGGCAGCTTCTTCATGCCGCTGTTGATGGGCTACCTGATGGGCAACATGCTGTCGGGCGGTCGCCACGCGGCGCAGCCCCTCTATTCCAAACCCGGTGGCGGATATACGACCGCCGACCGCGGCACATCGTTCAACAGCAATTCCGGCAGCAGCCGCGTGAACGCCAGCAGCTTCGGTAGCGCCGCGACAGCCACGCGCGGTGGCACCAGCGCCGGAAACACGCGCCCAGTGGCCGCCCCGATGTCACAAAGCAGTGTGCGATCTACGGGTGGGTTTGGCGGTGGCTTCGGCGGCGGCTCGTCGTTCGGCGGCTGA
- a CDS encoding lysine-2,3-aminomutase-like protein has translation MTDTAATIPADLVARGLLDTPDVQALTPVTETFRMRITPQMLAAIGAPDDKIARQFIPDQRELTIRPEELADPIGDAAHAPAPGITHRYPDRVIFHVTQLCEVYCRFCFRREVVGDSGVLPPDKVAAALDYIRATPAIHEVILTGGDPLSLSPRRIAALTDALAAIPHVRLLRIHTRVPVVAPERISAEMLKALQRDSLTTWIVLHTNHAQELVPAAESAIGSIIGAGIPMLSQSVLLRGVNDDVDTLQGLFTSLLRLGVKPYYLHHCDLARGTSHFRTTIAAGRALMAALRGRISGTALPTYVLDIPGGFGKVPINADYFVPSDSTGTWQVQDPQGRWHIYQDPE, from the coding sequence GTGACTGACACGGCTGCGACTATACCCGCCGATCTGGTCGCGCGTGGTCTGCTGGATACGCCCGATGTGCAGGCCCTGACGCCTGTGACAGAAACCTTCCGCATGCGCATCACGCCGCAAATGTTGGCGGCCATCGGCGCGCCCGATGACAAAATCGCGCGCCAATTCATCCCCGACCAGCGCGAGCTGACGATCCGCCCGGAAGAACTGGCCGACCCGATTGGCGATGCGGCCCATGCGCCCGCGCCCGGCATCACCCACCGCTACCCCGACCGCGTGATTTTCCACGTCACCCAGCTGTGCGAAGTGTATTGCCGGTTCTGCTTCCGCCGCGAAGTGGTGGGCGACAGCGGTGTGCTGCCGCCAGACAAGGTTGCAGCCGCGCTGGACTACATTCGTGCCACGCCCGCAATTCATGAAGTGATCCTGACAGGTGGCGACCCGCTTAGCCTCTCGCCGCGCCGCATTGCCGCGCTGACCGACGCGCTCGCCGCAATCCCGCATGTGCGCCTGCTGCGCATCCATACGCGCGTCCCCGTTGTTGCCCCCGAAAGGATCAGCGCCGAGATGCTGAAGGCCCTGCAGCGCGACAGCCTGACAACGTGGATCGTCTTGCACACGAATCACGCGCAAGAATTGGTCCCCGCCGCCGAAAGTGCCATCGGCAGCATCATCGGCGCGGGCATCCCGATGCTGTCGCAATCTGTGCTGCTACGCGGGGTGAATGACGATGTCGATACATTGCAGGGGCTGTTCACCAGCCTGCTACGCCTCGGCGTGAAGCCCTATTATCTGCATCACTGCGACCTTGCGCGCGGAACGTCACATTTCCGCACGACCATCGCTGCGGGTCGCGCGCTGATGGCCGCGCTGCGCGGGCGCATCTCGGGTACGGCGCTTCCGACCTATGTTCTGGATATTCCGGGCGGATTTGGGAAGGTGCCGATCAATGCCGACTATTTCGTGCCATCTGATAGCACAGGCACGTGGCAGGTCCAAGACCCGCAGGGCCGCTGGCACATCTACCAAGACCCCGAATGA
- a CDS encoding outer membrane protein produces MIKNSFVVGAAIASALVSANAAFAGGLTQEVVEPVIIVPAAPAIAGRWEGAYVGLGLSYIVDAEDEVGVHTPTGTYLGSIGDMGLSGLSYSLSAGYRWNNGKLVFGPELRVRGGGKKEEVSYTAPTPPGTSIATSDASAQMNWEATLRGNFGVELNPQTLLYGFVGYTYAEFDYKVAGAMNLDTTENTDGFDIGFGVEYAFNDNWSIRGEYEYAGYDRVDLTAPGGRYTSPTMASQSLNIGVNYSF; encoded by the coding sequence ATGATCAAGAACTCGTTTGTTGTTGGCGCTGCGATCGCTTCGGCCCTCGTTTCCGCTAATGCAGCTTTCGCCGGCGGCCTCACGCAGGAAGTTGTGGAGCCCGTCATCATCGTTCCCGCAGCACCTGCAATCGCTGGTCGTTGGGAAGGCGCTTATGTCGGCCTGGGTCTGAGCTACATCGTCGACGCAGAAGATGAAGTTGGCGTCCACACTCCGACCGGCACTTACCTCGGCAGCATCGGTGACATGGGGCTCTCGGGGCTTAGCTACTCCTTGTCGGCTGGTTACCGCTGGAACAATGGCAAGCTGGTCTTCGGCCCCGAGCTGCGCGTACGCGGCGGCGGCAAGAAGGAAGAAGTCAGCTACACGGCACCTACCCCTCCCGGTACGAGCATTGCTACGAGCGATGCAAGCGCCCAGATGAACTGGGAAGCGACCCTGCGCGGTAACTTCGGTGTCGAACTGAACCCGCAGACGCTGCTGTACGGCTTTGTCGGCTACACCTACGCCGAATTCGACTACAAAGTCGCTGGCGCAATGAACCTTGACACTACTGAAAATACCGACGGTTTCGATATCGGTTTCGGTGTTGAATATGCGTTCAACGACAACTGGTCGATCCGCGGCGAATACGAATACGCTGGTTACGACCGTGTTGATCTGACCGCACCTGGTGGTCGTTACACCTCACCGACCATGGCTAGTCAGTCGCTCAACATCGGCGTGAACTACAGCTTCTAA
- the cysN gene encoding sulfate adenylyltransferase subunit CysN, translating to MTADVKSHAYEVDKLIAEDIDAYLAQHQHKSLLRFITCGSVDDGKSTLIGRLLYDSKMIFEDQLAALENDSKNVGTQGQEIDFALLVDGLAAEREQGITIDVAYRFFTTDKRKFIVADTPGHEQYTRNMVTGASTADLAVILIDARKGVLTQTRRHSYLVKLLGIPNVVLAINKMDLVDYSASTFHQIVADYSAFAESIGLNAFVPVPISGLKGDNIVEKSDAMPWYQGPTLLAHLESVPLGDTSASQPFRMPVQWVNRPNLDFRGFTGLIASGSVRPGDRIRVQPSGKESTVKDIVTFDGNLDLAVAGQSVCLTLNDEIDCSRGDVISTALDPAETADQFEATIVWMDEAEMLPGRPYIMKIGTQQAAVTITEPKYEVNVNTMERLAAKTLRLNSIGVCNISTDRQVTFAPFEDNKTLGSFILIDRVTNATVGAGLLHFSLRRAQNIHWQSVDINAEAHAAQKAQQPKLVWLTGLSGSGKSTISNLVEKKLYALGKHSFLLDGDNIRHGLNRDLGFSDADRVENIRRVGEVGKLMVDAGLIVLTAFISPFRSERRMVRDMLPAGDFIEVFIDTPLAVAESRDVKGLYQKARAGALKNFTGIDSPYETPEAPDLHIDTTKVSAEDAAEMIVARILA from the coding sequence ATGACCGCCGATGTGAAAAGCCACGCCTACGAAGTCGACAAGCTGATCGCCGAGGATATCGACGCCTATCTGGCCCAGCACCAGCACAAATCGCTGCTGCGCTTCATTACCTGCGGGTCGGTCGATGATGGTAAATCGACCCTGATCGGCCGCCTGCTGTATGACAGCAAGATGATCTTTGAAGATCAGCTGGCCGCGCTGGAAAACGATTCGAAAAACGTCGGCACCCAAGGGCAAGAGATTGACTTTGCGCTGCTGGTGGATGGTCTTGCCGCCGAGCGCGAGCAGGGCATTACCATCGACGTTGCCTACCGTTTCTTTACCACCGACAAGCGCAAGTTCATCGTAGCCGACACCCCCGGCCACGAGCAGTACACGCGGAACATGGTGACAGGCGCCTCGACCGCCGATTTGGCCGTGATTCTGATCGACGCGCGCAAGGGCGTGCTGACGCAGACGCGCCGCCACTCGTATCTGGTCAAGCTGCTGGGTATTCCCAATGTCGTGCTGGCGATCAACAAAATGGATCTGGTCGATTACAGCGCCAGTACCTTCCACCAGATCGTGGCCGACTACAGCGCGTTTGCCGAATCGATTGGCTTGAACGCTTTCGTGCCGGTGCCGATTTCGGGGCTGAAGGGCGACAATATCGTCGAAAAGTCGGATGCCATGCCTTGGTATCAGGGCCCGACCTTGCTGGCGCACCTCGAAAGTGTGCCGCTGGGCGATACGTCGGCCAGCCAGCCGTTCCGCATGCCCGTCCAGTGGGTCAACCGCCCGAACTTGGACTTCCGCGGCTTCACCGGCTTGATCGCGTCGGGTTCTGTGCGTCCGGGCGACCGCATTCGGGTGCAGCCCTCGGGCAAGGAATCGACGGTGAAAGACATCGTCACCTTTGACGGCAACCTTGATCTGGCCGTCGCTGGCCAGTCGGTTTGTCTGACGCTGAACGACGAAATCGACTGTTCGCGCGGCGATGTCATCTCGACCGCGCTGGACCCGGCCGAGACGGCCGACCAGTTCGAAGCCACTATCGTCTGGATGGACGAGGCCGAGATGCTGCCCGGTCGCCCCTACATCATGAAGATCGGGACGCAGCAGGCTGCTGTCACGATTACCGAGCCGAAGTACGAAGTGAACGTCAACACGATGGAACGTCTGGCCGCGAAGACGCTGCGGCTGAACTCGATTGGGGTTTGCAACATTTCGACCGACCGTCAGGTGACCTTCGCGCCGTTTGAAGACAACAAGACGCTGGGGTCGTTCATTCTGATCGATCGCGTGACCAACGCGACTGTTGGGGCCGGTCTGCTGCACTTCAGCCTGCGCCGCGCGCAGAACATCCACTGGCAATCGGTCGACATCAATGCCGAAGCCCACGCTGCCCAAAAGGCGCAACAGCCCAAGCTGGTCTGGCTGACGGGCCTGTCGGGTTCGGGTAAGTCGACGATTTCTAACTTGGTCGAGAAGAAGCTGTATGCCCTTGGCAAGCACAGCTTCTTGCTGGACGGCGACAATATCCGCCACGGTTTGAACCGCGATCTGGGCTTCTCTGATGCGGATCGCGTCGAAAACATCCGCCGCGTTGGCGAGGTTGGCAAGCTGATGGTTGATGCAGGCCTGATCGTGCTGACGGCGTTTATCTCGCCCTTCCGCAGCGAGCGTCGCATGGTGCGTGACATGCTGCCAGCGGGTGATTTCATCGAGGTGTTCATCGACACGCCGCTGGCTGTCGCCGAAAGCCGCGATGTGAAGGGCCTCTACCAGAAGGCGCGTGCGGGTGCGTTGAAGAACTTCACCGGTATCGACAGCCCTTATGAGACGCCTGAGGCGCCGGATCTGCACATCGACACTACGAAAGTTTCGGCAGAAGATGCCGCTGAAATGATCGTAGCGCGTATACTGGCCTGA
- the cysD gene encoding sulfate adenylyltransferase subunit CysD: MTETEFSPSDPSAVNLTHLQRLEAESIHIMREVVATAENPVMLYSIGKDSSVLLHLARKAFYPAPPPFPLMHVDTTWKFRDMYAMREHAAEKAGMKLIVHQNPEAKAKGINPFDHGGLHTDMWKTEGLKQALDLYKFDVAFGGARRDEEKSRAKERVFSFRTAQHRWEPKAQRPELWNLYNTQKKKGESIRVFPISNWTELDIWQYIQLENIDIVPLYFSAPRPTVERDGMLLMVDDERFRFREGDEVVERSIRFRTLGCYPLTGAVESTAATLSEVIQEMLLTTTSERQGRAIDHDQSASMEKKKQEGYF; this comes from the coding sequence ATGACTGAGACTGAGTTTTCCCCCAGCGACCCCTCGGCCGTTAACCTGACCCACTTGCAGCGTCTGGAGGCCGAGAGCATCCACATCATGCGCGAAGTGGTGGCGACGGCGGAAAATCCCGTGATGCTCTATTCAATCGGGAAGGATTCATCCGTTTTGCTGCACCTTGCACGCAAAGCGTTCTACCCGGCCCCGCCGCCTTTCCCGCTGATGCACGTCGATACGACGTGGAAGTTCCGCGACATGTACGCCATGCGCGAACATGCTGCGGAAAAGGCCGGCATGAAGCTGATCGTTCACCAGAACCCCGAGGCTAAGGCCAAGGGGATCAACCCGTTCGATCATGGCGGGCTGCACACCGATATGTGGAAGACCGAAGGGCTGAAACAGGCGCTGGACCTGTACAAGTTCGACGTAGCCTTCGGCGGCGCGCGCCGCGACGAAGAAAAATCCCGTGCGAAGGAACGCGTTTTCTCGTTCCGTACGGCGCAGCACCGCTGGGAACCCAAAGCCCAACGCCCCGAGCTTTGGAACCTGTACAACACCCAGAAAAAGAAGGGCGAATCGATCCGCGTCTTCCCGATCTCGAACTGGACCGAGCTGGACATCTGGCAATACATCCAGCTGGAGAACATCGACATCGTGCCGCTGTACTTCTCGGCCCCGCGCCCGACGGTCGAGCGGGACGGGATGCTGCTGATGGTAGACGACGAACGCTTCCGCTTCCGCGAAGGGGACGAGGTCGTCGAACGCTCGATCCGGTTCCGCACGCTGGGTTGTTACCCGCTGACGGGGGCCGTCGAATCGACCGCTGCCACCTTATCCGAAGTCATTCAGGAAATGCTGCTGACCACCACATCGGAACGTCAGGGCCGCGCCATCGACCACGATCAATCTGCCTCGATGGAGAAGAAGAAGCAGGAGGGTTACTTCTGA
- a CDS encoding N-acetylmuramic acid 6-phosphate etherase — protein sequence MSTTEAAARRFADLESWPTTEVVDAMVEGQMAAIAAIAAAKPVLAAAIDAAAENLQAGGRLVYLGAGTSGRLGTLDAAELPPTFSWPYARAISIMAGGPAAITHAVEGAEDSRTESVDALKALDLNATDVVIGIAASGNTPFVVAGLEYANQIGAITISVYNNAFGKVGEVAQFPLMAATGAEVIAGSTRMKAGTAQKALLTCLSSGIFVRMGYVYHGRMVEMRPTNIKLQARAELMVAELADASLDDAAAALAAAGGEIKVAVVMLLRNEGPDAARMRLEQAQGRLHVALS from the coding sequence ATGAGCACCACCGAAGCCGCCGCCCGCCGGTTTGCCGATTTGGAAAGCTGGCCGACCACCGAGGTCGTGGACGCCATGGTCGAGGGGCAGATGGCCGCCATTGCGGCGATCGCTGCCGCAAAGCCGGTGCTGGCCGCCGCGATTGATGCTGCTGCGGAAAATCTGCAGGCGGGCGGGCGGTTGGTCTATCTGGGCGCTGGCACGTCGGGCCGCCTTGGCACGCTGGACGCGGCCGAGCTGCCCCCGACCTTCAGCTGGCCCTATGCGCGGGCCATTTCGATCATGGCGGGCGGGCCTGCCGCGATCACGCATGCGGTTGAGGGCGCCGAGGATAGCCGAACCGAATCTGTCGACGCGCTGAAGGCGTTGGATCTGAACGCGACCGACGTGGTGATCGGCATTGCCGCATCCGGCAACACGCCGTTCGTCGTGGCGGGGTTGGAATACGCCAACCAGATCGGCGCAATTACGATTTCTGTCTACAACAACGCGTTTGGCAAAGTGGGCGAGGTGGCGCAGTTTCCGCTGATGGCCGCGACGGGGGCCGAGGTGATCGCAGGGTCGACGCGGATGAAGGCCGGCACCGCGCAAAAGGCGCTGCTGACGTGCCTGTCCAGCGGCATTTTTGTGCGCATGGGCTATGTCTACCACGGCCGCATGGTCGAGATGCGCCCGACCAACATCAAACTGCAGGCCCGCGCCGAATTGATGGTGGCCGAACTGGCCGATGCGTCGCTGGACGACGCGGCCGCCGCCTTGGCTGCGGCAGGTGGCGAAATCAAGGTTGCTGTCGTGATGCTGTTACGCAACGAGGGGCCAGATGCCGCGCGAATGCGCCTTGAACAGGCACAGGGGCGCCTTCATGTCGCTTTGTCCTGA
- a CDS encoding N-acetylglucosamine kinase — protein sequence MSYYLGIDVGGTGTRWVVIDDAGHEVTRGRTDGATGLIYDAASLAAFVGAMEAVREGSPGPLAFVHLGITGAGFNRHANLDEQIKLAFRLPDGAFSYSNDMELAWHAAFPDGRGHLVSAGTGSIGLTFKDGERIAVGGRGILIDDGGSGTWIGLRALDRLYRLIDEKGAPEGAEILAEKLFGAMGGADWDATRAFVYGKDRGQIGTLAVAVAEAAHLGDPIALDMMTRAGTELARLALALVDRAGPAPLGFVGGVMKLHPAIQAGVAAALQGYDLQFPLIDAAHQAARIARAAAHR from the coding sequence TTGAGCTACTATCTGGGTATCGATGTCGGTGGAACCGGCACGCGGTGGGTTGTCATTGACGACGCAGGGCACGAGGTCACCCGTGGCCGCACCGATGGCGCGACGGGGTTGATCTATGATGCGGCCAGCCTTGCCGCCTTTGTCGGCGCGATGGAGGCTGTGCGCGAAGGATCGCCCGGGCCGCTGGCTTTCGTGCATCTGGGTATTACGGGCGCAGGCTTTAACCGCCACGCCAATCTGGACGAGCAGATCAAGCTGGCTTTCCGTCTACCCGATGGCGCGTTCTCCTATTCGAATGACATGGAACTGGCGTGGCATGCGGCCTTTCCTGATGGGCGCGGCCATCTGGTGTCTGCGGGCACGGGCTCGATCGGGCTGACGTTCAAGGATGGCGAACGCATCGCCGTGGGCGGGCGCGGCATTTTGATCGACGACGGCGGGTCGGGCACATGGATCGGCCTGCGCGCGCTGGATCGCCTGTATCGCTTGATTGACGAAAAGGGTGCCCCCGAAGGGGCCGAGATTTTGGCCGAGAAGCTGTTTGGCGCCATGGGCGGGGCCGACTGGGACGCGACGCGGGCTTTTGTTTATGGCAAAGACCGCGGCCAGATCGGCACACTGGCCGTTGCCGTGGCCGAGGCAGCCCATCTGGGCGACCCTATCGCGCTGGACATGATGACCCGCGCCGGGACCGAGTTGGCCCGTCTGGCGCTGGCGCTGGTGGACCGCGCGGGGCCTGCCCCCTTGGGCTTTGTCGGGGGCGTGATGAAGCTGCACCCCGCCATTCAGGCCGGTGTCGCCGCCGCTTTGCAGGGGTATGACCTGCAATTTCCATTGATTGATGCGGCCCATCAGGCCGCCCGCATTGCACGCGCTGCGGCGCACCGCTGA
- a CDS encoding N-acetylmannosamine-6-phosphate 2-epimerase — translation MTLFPKGGLIVSCQARADNPLHGPVFMAAMAEAAEDGGAVALRVNGGEDIAAIKAVTHLPVIGILKMFDHDPVYITPTTAAVEYVAEAGADIIAYDATFRARSKGDDPAEVLKRIHDLGKLAFADISTFEEGLAAADAGADFVATTLAGYTAETAETRTIGPDLKLVEQLSSRLSIPVIAEGRYNTPELAASGLNAGAYAVVVGTMITNPREITRSFVQGLQQG, via the coding sequence ATGACACTGTTTCCCAAAGGCGGGCTGATCGTTTCCTGTCAGGCCCGCGCTGACAATCCCTTGCACGGGCCGGTCTTCATGGCCGCCATGGCTGAAGCTGCCGAAGACGGGGGCGCGGTTGCGCTGCGTGTTAACGGCGGCGAGGATATCGCAGCGATCAAGGCCGTGACGCATTTGCCGGTCATTGGCATTTTGAAGATGTTCGACCATGACCCCGTGTACATCACCCCTACCACCGCTGCGGTTGAATATGTGGCCGAGGCTGGAGCTGATATTATCGCCTATGACGCGACCTTTCGGGCGCGCAGCAAGGGCGACGACCCGGCCGAGGTCCTCAAGCGCATTCATGATCTGGGCAAGCTGGCCTTCGCCGATATCTCGACCTTCGAGGAAGGTCTGGCGGCGGCTGATGCGGGGGCAGATTTCGTGGCGACGACCTTGGCAGGGTATACGGCCGAAACCGCCGAGACCCGTACCATCGGCCCCGATCTGAAGCTGGTCGAGCAACTGTCCAGCCGCCTGTCGATCCCTGTGATTGCCGAGGGGCGCTACAACACGCCCGAACTGGCCGCCAGCGGGTTGAATGCGGGCGCTTATGCCGTTGTCGTCGGCACGATGATTACGAACCCGCGCGAGATTACCCGCAGCTTCGTGCAGGGTTTGCAGCAAGGGTGA
- a CDS encoding carbohydrate ABC transporter permease: MTTAADISGKRGLLATYGRDGLIQIVLIANSVVMLAPIAIMVMSAFKGNMQIFQDPFGIPNFTDLTNFAMVVERSNFLRYLWNSIFVTGVSMALILSLGTMAAYAIARYDFKGSAFVLLFFMAGLMLPLKLAIIPLFILFRDLGILNTHWSLVAIYVAMGLPSTVFIMTGFIRTLPRELEDAARMDGASEALIMWKIMIPLCRPAMVIAGIYNVVPIWNDFFFPLVFIQNDALKTLPQGMTTFMGEYSTNYGALFAGLTLAAAPITILYILLSKQFINGMTSGAVK, translated from the coding sequence ATGACGACCGCGGCGGATATCTCGGGCAAGCGGGGGCTGCTTGCGACCTATGGGCGCGACGGGCTGATCCAGATCGTGCTGATCGCCAATTCGGTGGTGATGCTGGCGCCTATCGCGATCATGGTCATGTCGGCGTTCAAGGGCAACATGCAGATCTTCCAAGATCCGTTCGGTATTCCGAATTTCACGGATCTGACGAACTTTGCCATGGTGGTCGAGCGGTCGAACTTCCTGCGGTACCTTTGGAATTCGATCTTCGTCACCGGCGTGTCGATGGCGCTGATTCTGTCACTGGGCACAATGGCGGCCTATGCGATCGCGCGTTACGACTTCAAAGGCAGCGCCTTTGTGCTGCTGTTCTTTATGGCAGGCCTTATGCTGCCGCTGAAGCTAGCGATCATTCCGCTGTTCATCCTGTTCCGCGATCTGGGGATTTTGAACACGCATTGGTCGCTGGTGGCGATCTATGTGGCGATGGGGTTGCCCTCGACCGTTTTCATCATGACCGGCTTTATCCGCACCCTCCCGCGCGAGTTGGAAGACGCTGCGCGCATGGATGGCGCGTCCGAGGCGCTGATCATGTGGAAAATCATGATCCCGCTGTGCCGCCCGGCCATGGTGATCGCCGGTATCTATAACGTCGTGCCGATCTGGAACGACTTTTTCTTCCCGCTGGTGTTCATCCAGAACGACGCGCTGAAGACGCTGCCGCAGGGCATGACCACCTTTATGGGCGAGTATTCGACCAACTATGGCGCGCTTTTTGCGGGCTTGACGCTGGCCGCCGCGCCCATCACCATCCTTTACATTCTGCTTTCAAAGCAGTTCATCAACGGCATGACATCCGGAGCCGTTAAATGA